The Punica granatum isolate Tunisia-2019 chromosome 4, ASM765513v2, whole genome shotgun sequence genome has a window encoding:
- the LOC116205366 gene encoding peroxidase 27-like — protein sequence MATSKLFSCLLVQSMLLLLVLDAANAELKVGFYSKACPNAEKIVKEVMDQVMSVAPSLSGPLLRMHFHDCFVRGCDGSVLLNDTVNLPEKIATPNLSLRGFTTIDRVKAALEKACPGIVSCSDTLALVARDVVVAMGGPGYDVETGRRDGNVSNAFETRGNLLPGTANFTELKSLWQAKGLDVKDLVALSGGHTLGTSHCSSFSDRLYNFSGTGRADPSMDPNYVARLKLKCKPNDNTTLAELDPGSVRTFDGQYFTLVAKRRGLLTSDAALLVDSESKAYVLQFTTKGSTFFKDFGDSMVKMGRIGVLTGNSGSIRKVCYKNN from the exons ATGGCTACTTCTAAGCTTTTCTCATGTTTGCTCGTCCAATCAATGCTCTTGCTTCTCGTACTCGATGCTGCTAATGCGGAGCTGAAAGTTGGGTTTTACTCAAAGGCTTGCCCCAATGCAGAAAAGATCGTTAAAGAAGTCATGGACCAAGTCATGTCGGTCGCTCCTTCCCTTTCGGGTCCTTTGCTCAGAATGCATTTCCATGACTGCTTTGTTAGG GGCTGTGATGGTTCAGTTCTTTTGAATGATACCGTGAACCTTCCCGAGAAGATCGCAACACCAAACCTAAGTCTTCGAGGGTTTACTACCATCGATAGGGTGAAAGCTGCATTGGAGAAGGCATGCCCGGGCATAGTTTCATGCTCAGACACTTTGGCTTTGGTGGCTAGGGATGTGGTCGTGGCG ATGGGCGGACCGGGGTATGATGTTGAAACTGGAAGAAGGGATGGAAATGTTTCCAATGCTTTTGAGACGAGAGGCAATCTGCTGCCAGGTACTGCAAACTTTACGGAGCTGAAATCGCTTTGGCAGGCAAAGGGTCTGGATGTTAAAGATCTAGTAGCACTCTCTG GTGGACACACGCTCGGGACATCTCACTGCAGTTCCTTCAGCGACCGTCTCTACAACTTTAGCGGAACTGGTCGCGCTGACCCATCGATGGACCCGAACTACGTGGCGAGGCTGAAGCTGAAGTGCAAGCCCAATGACAACACAACTCTTGCCGAGTTGGATCCAGGCAGTGTTAGGACCTTCGATGGGCAGTACTTCACGCTGGTGGCCAAAAGAAGAGGTCTCTTAACATCAGATGCGGCCCTTCTTGTTGATAGCGAGAGCAAAGCCTACGTCCTGCAGTTCACCACTAAGGGGTCCACCTTCTTTAAAGATTTCGGCGACTCGATGGTGAAAATGGGCCGGATCGGCGTGCTCACGGGTAACTCTGGTTCAATCAGAAAGGTCTGCTACAAGAATAACTAA